A portion of the Vicia villosa cultivar HV-30 ecotype Madison, WI unplaced genomic scaffold, Vvil1.0 ctg.001256F_1_1, whole genome shotgun sequence genome contains these proteins:
- the LOC131634215 gene encoding uncharacterized protein LOC131634215: MAERNDVAITAALEAMAQALENQPNADENAGSRSLATFQRENPSVFKGKHDPDGVLEWLKEIERIFRVMDCTQVHMVWYGTHMLAVEVDNWWLETRQRLEVAGEEITWVVFRREFLRKYYPKDVRGNKEIEFLELKQGNMSMTKYAAKFTELAKFYPYYEGAGVEFSKCIKFENGLCSKIKKVVGYQKICIFPDLVDSCKIYEEDHNAHCKIVKDRRGKQNHSTPYDALVGKGKAEVDNGKRTSGGGAPTSVVCFKCGEPGHKSDVCTVGEKRCFCCGKTGLVTTDCRHKEVICFNCGEEGHISSKCQKPKREPGSGKVFALAGTQTANEDKNAGVFQLLVIANVQKSQEKSRRIEVFDNTEGVSVCYCSLGAWLGGEAPPGELEASQGRGSSFLDHLSALERPAEHLASRANEDIFWLTVALFKVT; the protein is encoded by the exons ATGGCTGAGAGAAACGATGTTGCGATTACTGCTGCTTTGGAGGCTATGGCTCAGGCTTTGGAAAATCAGCCAAATGCTGATGAGAATGCTGGATCCCGCAGTTTGGcaactttccagagggagaatccgtCGGTCTTCAAAGGCAAGCATGACCCCGATGGCGTGTTGGAATGGTTGAAGGAGATAGAGAGAATCTTCCGCGTGATGGACTGCACTCAGGTGCATATGGTTTGGTATGGAACTCATATGCTGGCAGTCGAAGTTGATAACTGGTGGCTAGAGACTCGCCAGAGATTGGAGGTGGCAGGTGAAGAGATCACTTGGGTTGTGTTCcgcagagagtttctgaggaagtATTATCCTAAAGATGTTCGGGGTAATAAGGAGATTGAGTTCCTTGAGCTGAAACAGGGGAATATGTCAATGACAAAGTATGCTGCAAAGTTCACTGAGTTGGCTAAGTTCTACCCGTATTATGAGGGAGCAGGTGTTGAGttttcaaagtgcatcaagtttgagaacggaTTGTGCTCTAAGATCAAGAAAGTTGTTGGGTATCAGAAGATTTGTATCTTTCCTGATTTGGTTGATAGTTGCAAGATTTATGAAGAAGATCATAATGCACATTGCAAAATTGTCAAGGATAGGAGAGGCAAGCAGAACCATAGCACACCTTATGATGCTCTAGTTGGAAAAGGAAAAGCAGAAGTGGATAATGGAAAAAGAACTAGTGGGGGAGGAGCTCCTACTAGCGTGGTTTGCTTCAAATGTGGAGAACCTGGTCACAAGAGTGATGTATGTACTGTTGGGGAGAAAAGATGTTTCTGTTGTGGTAAGACAGGACTCGTAACTACTGATTGTAGACATAAGGAAGTtatttgtttcaactgtggtgaagaagggcaTATTAGTAGCAAGTGTCAGAAACCAAAGAGGGAACCAGGCAGTGGAAAAGTATTCGCTTTAGCTGGAACTCAGACAGCTAATGAGGACAAGAATGCCGGAG TGTTTCAGTTATTAGTGATAGCAAATGTACAGAAAAGTCAGGAAAAAAGTCGAAGAATCGAGGTTTTTGACAACACTGAAGGTGTCAGTGTTTGCTATTGCTCGCTCGGCGCATGGCTTGGAGGCGAAGCTCCGCCAGGCGAGCTGGAGGCGAGCCAGGGGCGAGGCAGCTCATTTCTTGACCATCTTTCTGCTTTGGAGCGCCCGGCGGAGCATTTGGCTAGCCGGGCGAATGAAGATATTTTTTGGCTCACAGTTGCGCTATTTAAAGTAACGTGA